In a genomic window of Cerasicoccus sp. TK19100:
- a CDS encoding PEP-CTERM sorting domain-containing protein (PEP-CTERM proteins occur, often in large numbers, in the proteomes of bacteria that also encode an exosortase, a predicted intramembrane cysteine proteinase. The presence of a PEP-CTERM domain at a protein's C-terminus predicts cleavage within the sorting domain, followed by covalent anchoring to some some component of the (usually Gram-negative) cell surface. Many PEP-CTERM proteins exhibit an unusual sequence composition that includes large numbers of potential glycosylation sites. Expression of one such protein has been shown restore the ability of a bacterium to form floc, a type of biofilm.) yields MKTMLQKIPSLAILGVVASSFPSANAVDYFLQQNQFSPNNWETVNSTNSWYDSPAGGSQLTSFDVNGDYFNNGFTLRTPSTQDTFGGNSLNLSGGSLLLAFHDASIDSTVGTLNVEAGGSSLSTNNFDNTLGGGLNVTALTLNGALDLGTNDFRRVRLNVDTLLGSSDIIVGAGSAGSGSRANLSALDASSYTGNVNLNLGRLNFDNDFTSAGGLNIASGTTFVLDQSLTFSALTIAGDTLSEGTYSYATLNSTYDSIFQDGGSGSITVAAVPEPSTTAMALGAVSLGLMMLRRRKRQA; encoded by the coding sequence ATGAAAACGATGCTACAAAAGATACCATCCCTCGCGATCCTTGGCGTAGTGGCAAGCAGCTTCCCTTCCGCCAATGCCGTTGATTACTTTCTGCAGCAAAACCAGTTTAGTCCTAATAATTGGGAGACAGTAAACAGCACCAACAGCTGGTATGACAGCCCTGCAGGCGGCAGCCAGCTTACCAGCTTTGATGTTAACGGTGATTACTTTAACAACGGCTTCACTCTGCGCACGCCTTCGACGCAAGATACCTTTGGCGGCAATTCCCTGAATCTATCCGGCGGCTCCCTCCTCCTTGCATTTCACGACGCCTCCATCGATTCAACCGTAGGCACGCTCAATGTCGAGGCCGGCGGTTCTTCGCTGAGCACCAATAATTTCGATAACACCCTGGGTGGTGGTCTGAATGTAACGGCCTTGACGCTCAACGGAGCGCTCGATTTGGGCACTAATGATTTCCGTCGTGTGCGCCTGAATGTGGACACACTTTTGGGCTCCTCCGACATTATCGTGGGCGCTGGCAGCGCCGGCAGCGGCAGTCGGGCAAACTTAAGCGCACTGGATGCAAGCTCGTATACTGGAAACGTGAATCTAAATCTGGGCCGCTTGAACTTCGATAATGATTTCACCTCCGCGGGTGGACTGAATATCGCCTCTGGCACGACTTTTGTTCTGGATCAAAGCCTGACCTTCTCAGCCTTAACGATTGCGGGTGATACGTTGAGCGAAGGCACGTATTCTTATGCAACGCTCAACTCGACCTACGATTCGATCTTCCAGGATGGCGGATCGGGCTCCATTACGGTAGCTGCTGTTCCAGAGCCGTCCACGACTGCGATGGCGCTCGGAGCCGTATCCCTTGGCTTAATGATGCTGCGCCGTCGCAAACGCCAAGCGTAA
- a CDS encoding LacI family DNA-binding transcriptional regulator, giving the protein MNDHTPPVTMKDVAKAAGVAVSTVSYALKNNPKIPAATRERIQTVAKQIGYKPDAYVSTLMARLHNKRLKSEQAVLGLLVEQGIIDLLDIVPYHRDWHQGMHDRANELGYKIDRFIWEPDTLPAKSMVTSLVTRGIRGILVAPYLQGAAKLDFPFENFACASTGVSLRKPELHRVTTDYAYSMELAFEKLLQYGYRRPGLVVPKPFNSHTGSAILGCYLSIQLLNQEVEAIPACLTENYEVDAAEVLPWFRQYRPDVLLVVQPTEVEAIISQEFSIPKEVGLIDLTRDIPERYSGVRQSGYQLGRTIVEMVVNQIHQGVVGVPQSSNTTLIKGEWIEGESLVTR; this is encoded by the coding sequence ATGAATGACCACACACCTCCGGTGACCATGAAGGACGTTGCCAAAGCGGCGGGCGTCGCTGTCAGCACGGTCAGCTATGCGCTGAAGAACAATCCAAAGATACCGGCCGCTACCCGTGAGCGAATACAAACGGTTGCAAAGCAAATTGGCTACAAGCCGGACGCCTATGTGTCCACCTTGATGGCGCGGCTGCACAACAAGCGCCTAAAATCGGAACAAGCAGTCTTGGGCCTATTGGTTGAGCAAGGCATCATTGATTTGCTGGACATCGTTCCGTATCATCGGGACTGGCATCAGGGCATGCATGACCGGGCCAATGAATTGGGCTATAAAATTGACCGCTTTATTTGGGAGCCGGATACGCTGCCGGCCAAGAGCATGGTCACTTCGCTGGTTACCCGGGGCATTCGCGGCATCCTCGTCGCGCCGTATTTACAAGGCGCGGCCAAGCTGGACTTTCCCTTTGAGAATTTCGCTTGTGCTAGCACCGGCGTTTCTTTGCGTAAACCAGAGCTCCACCGAGTGACGACGGACTACGCCTACAGTATGGAGCTCGCCTTCGAAAAACTCCTCCAATACGGCTACCGTCGGCCGGGACTTGTGGTCCCCAAACCATTTAATTCGCATACTGGCTCGGCCATTCTCGGCTGCTATCTATCCATACAATTACTGAATCAAGAGGTGGAAGCGATACCAGCATGCCTGACTGAAAACTATGAAGTCGATGCGGCTGAAGTGCTCCCGTGGTTTCGCCAATACCGGCCTGATGTATTGCTCGTCGTGCAACCCACTGAGGTTGAAGCCATCATCAGTCAGGAGTTTTCTATTCCTAAGGAGGTCGGCTTGATCGACCTCACGCGTGACATCCCGGAGAGGTATTCCGGAGTTCGGCAGTCTGGCTATCAGCTCGGGCGGACGATCGTTGAAATGGTGGTGAACCAAATCCACCAAGGCGTCGTCGGCGTCCCCCAGTCCAGTAATACCACCTTAATTAAAGGTGAGTGGATCGAAGGGGAGTCATTGGTTACGCGCTAA
- a CDS encoding lysophospholipid acyltransferase family protein translates to MPSESPKPLIDVRESLSGWQLKLYELGGKPLNDFLGISALNMYYQRVVDDHSTINFYERALRSLNVAYEVSEEDLAKIPREGPTLVVSNHPFGMVDGVVFGALLTSLRDDAKLLANYLLTKMSEIQPWMIAVDPFGGPEAARSNFAALKETMRHIKDGGCIGTFPSGTVSHWQWKTRQITDPLWLDNTARIIHKSQPTVVPLYFEGRNSLAFQIAGMVHPLLRTASLTRELSRQANSVVRLRIGQPLTYRQLKDFPSHQALMDFLRLKTYLLAKREGEEKPRRFSFPRLPKRETPMKEVDPSTAPEVLAAEIDGLPEDRLLTEHGDFKVYWAHAEEIPEVLEELGRLRERTFRVVGEGTGESTDLDRYDLHYRHLFMWDAKAQAIVGSYRIGLVDEILLTRGRQGLYTASLFNFKQEFFEKLGPALEVGRSFIAVDYQKKHASLSMIWRGLGLFVVRHPQYRTLFGPVSISQEYNAVSKDLMVKFLKKNKLHHELANYVSAKHPPRGKKLGASENQAMLSSVRSIDDVSALISEIEIDQKGVPVLLKHYLKLNGTLLSFNVDPDFGNCLDGLILVDFTKSDQRLLKNYLTPEGLRSFLEYHSVEALI, encoded by the coding sequence ATGCCGTCCGAATCGCCTAAACCGCTGATTGATGTCCGGGAGTCTCTTTCGGGCTGGCAGCTCAAGCTGTATGAGCTGGGTGGCAAACCGCTGAACGACTTTCTGGGCATTTCCGCGCTCAATATGTATTACCAGCGGGTGGTGGATGACCACTCGACGATCAACTTCTACGAGCGCGCCCTGCGGTCGCTGAATGTCGCCTATGAAGTCAGCGAGGAAGACTTGGCCAAAATCCCCCGCGAGGGCCCCACGCTCGTCGTGAGTAACCATCCCTTCGGCATGGTTGATGGCGTCGTTTTTGGCGCGCTGCTGACGAGCCTGCGTGACGACGCCAAGCTGCTCGCGAATTACCTGCTCACCAAGATGAGCGAGATCCAGCCGTGGATGATCGCCGTGGACCCCTTTGGTGGTCCGGAGGCGGCGCGTAGTAATTTTGCCGCGCTTAAGGAGACGATGCGTCACATCAAGGACGGCGGCTGCATTGGCACGTTCCCCTCGGGCACGGTGTCGCACTGGCAGTGGAAAACACGGCAGATCACCGACCCGCTCTGGCTGGACAATACCGCGCGCATCATCCACAAGTCGCAGCCGACCGTGGTGCCGCTTTACTTTGAGGGGCGAAACAGCCTCGCATTTCAAATCGCCGGCATGGTCCACCCGCTGCTGCGCACCGCTTCACTCACGCGTGAGTTGTCCCGCCAGGCCAACAGCGTCGTGCGCCTGCGTATTGGCCAGCCGCTGACCTACCGGCAGCTCAAGGACTTCCCCTCGCATCAAGCGCTGATGGATTTCCTGCGCTTAAAAACCTATTTACTGGCCAAGCGCGAGGGTGAAGAAAAGCCGCGCCGCTTCTCCTTCCCGCGTTTGCCCAAGCGCGAGACGCCAATGAAGGAGGTCGACCCATCCACTGCACCCGAAGTGCTGGCGGCGGAGATTGACGGCCTGCCCGAAGATCGCTTGCTCACCGAGCACGGCGATTTCAAAGTTTATTGGGCGCACGCCGAGGAAATCCCTGAAGTGCTCGAAGAGCTCGGCCGTCTGCGCGAACGCACCTTCCGTGTGGTGGGCGAGGGGACTGGTGAGTCTACTGACCTCGACCGCTACGATCTGCATTACCGTCACCTTTTTATGTGGGACGCCAAGGCGCAGGCCATCGTTGGTTCTTACCGCATCGGTTTGGTCGACGAGATATTGCTCACCCGTGGCCGACAGGGGCTTTACACAGCATCGCTGTTTAACTTCAAGCAGGAGTTCTTCGAAAAGCTGGGCCCGGCGCTGGAGGTGGGCCGCTCGTTCATTGCGGTGGACTACCAGAAAAAGCACGCCTCGCTCTCCATGATTTGGCGCGGTCTGGGCCTGTTTGTGGTTCGCCACCCGCAATATCGGACACTCTTTGGCCCGGTGAGTATCAGCCAGGAATACAACGCTGTTTCCAAGGACCTGATGGTGAAGTTTCTCAAGAAGAACAAACTCCACCACGAGCTGGCCAACTACGTATCCGCCAAGCATCCGCCGCGGGGTAAAAAACTCGGTGCCAGCGAGAATCAGGCCATGCTTTCCTCAGTGCGCAGCATCGACGACGTCTCCGCGCTAATCTCCGAAATCGAAATTGACCAGAAGGGCGTCCCCGTTCTGCTCAAGCACTATCTGAAGCTCAACGGCACGCTGCTATCCTTTAACGTCGACCCCGACTTCGGCAACTGCCTGGACGGTCTGATCCTGGTCGACTTCACCAAGTCCGACCAGCGCCTCCTCAAGAACTATCTCACCCCCGAAGGCCTCCGCAGCTTCCTGGAATACCATTCGGTCGAGGCGCTGATTTAG
- a CDS encoding cohesin domain-containing protein: MIRNNIIRLIGFSLALAAFNLPYAHAYQVSIPDYEVSPGSIVHTPVIIDDTAGIASIEIQVNFDSSVLKLSKVTPGQLGINFDLEHELSNGVLNLSFIRSENMSGGGGQLAILEFTANSGATTDLYSDLAIASFKVGDDRALKNLALTNAVTVNSGSIRITNNHNFDNARNGLPDWWEAQYGLNPLNNDPKSDPDGDSINQIFELAFGGNPNKRDDLSIMPQYKQVEVDDSKYISLEFRRRIDETDGLIFRVYESYDLNAWTPIPIASVTVAEDIIDEEMKLITVRSSQSLEDRESERSIFLMLSVQ, from the coding sequence ATGATCAGAAATAATATAATTCGGCTTATTGGTTTTTCATTAGCGCTAGCGGCTTTTAACCTGCCTTATGCTCATGCGTATCAAGTTTCCATACCAGATTATGAGGTGAGTCCTGGTTCAATTGTCCATACGCCAGTAATCATTGACGATACTGCAGGCATTGCCTCCATCGAGATTCAGGTTAACTTCGATTCATCGGTGCTTAAGTTGAGCAAAGTAACTCCTGGCCAATTAGGCATAAATTTCGACCTAGAGCACGAACTAAGCAATGGCGTGCTAAACCTCTCATTCATTCGATCAGAGAACATGTCCGGCGGTGGAGGACAGTTAGCGATATTGGAATTCACCGCAAATTCAGGAGCGACAACTGATCTGTATTCGGATCTGGCGATCGCTTCATTTAAGGTCGGCGATGACCGCGCTTTGAAAAACTTGGCGTTGACCAACGCCGTTACAGTAAACAGTGGCTCCATTCGTATTACCAATAACCACAACTTTGATAATGCTCGTAACGGATTACCCGATTGGTGGGAGGCTCAATATGGATTAAATCCGTTAAATAATGATCCAAAATCTGACCCGGATGGCGACTCGATCAACCAAATTTTCGAACTAGCGTTTGGAGGAAATCCTAATAAGCGGGATGATCTGTCTATCATGCCTCAGTATAAGCAAGTCGAAGTCGATGACTCTAAATATATTTCGCTTGAATTTCGTCGGCGGATCGACGAAACCGACGGGCTCATCTTTAGAGTTTATGAATCATATGATCTAAACGCCTGGACACCTATTCCCATTGCAAGTGTCACTGTTGCTGAAGACATAATCGACGAAGAGATGAAACTCATCACTGTTCGGAGTAGCCAATCCTTAGAAGACCGTGAAAGTGAACGTTCGATCTTTCTAATGCTGTCGGTTCAGTAG
- a CDS encoding sugar-binding protein, producing the protein MIRLHYRRMRQVFQTIALQLGLVLFALPASAQETVTEESDWATIEYPSSVHVGEPFDVRLTILKPVPVGTKLAADLYWMKADGGFGGMLSYGSRKDAVVGEAQTVRLNVSPKPDMAAVQVTAFLSPDGDWESRQEVLRGPVVPVVSGGSGKNDSLRPEGVDFKKSWLSIQSPAGSYTEGDDFTVTVDYYLDPSESWGGGTELYLSALGPWIDNPDGQYTTSRTHIDIPGLTGSKSVRIEPGLGSKQFHYTVPKLHAFNDLLFIGGFKMDGGKQNWPWYLRASGPTLMKTHDFYDLTTSKAGNLFTYDEPVIIEVQSRKGTTTEKDRRLSYTITNVDGRTQSGVVEFRPAPIGQSTSITLPIEERGTFVLKTMIEDWGEREMVFARIPDLVKEIADTQTKFGVTNVRTDAENEIARRLGFSWVRHFFSWSEVRPGRDRWNTDGWDAILRTNVEHDITPWLCLVYPPAWVQTGDARNVPYVPYGFDHEGLTTTVQTLSQRWGGQIWGWEWQNEIVPGDLVEDPVGNYIDFVRTGSNAVHAVDPKLKIQLAGGLWPRNFRNDLLNQGVAEYIDVLPVHYGNYDAVRDAQSDLSAVGEKDRVAVWDNETSFGYSVWQMPLTEMIQHDGQSQWIMDRWTAELSAGAEQITLFGGHADPAGNWSYLLDSATVRPYATTAAVFISKMAQSKPLGQFFFGQGAVAHLFDQDGEAVLVLSAPGIPGQYQLPVGAPVVTVTDDQGRDRKINTTKGVLSLALGDMPVFVEGGNLNTLKANIVLEVGSGDRPQPLPQLTAVTQSDLLVPLRIYNPYDRSITIELVLQAHDAPKETVAKKLNLTAGEQQILELKVAASNKRPKSGSEAWKAMIRFPGAQLPTVEKPFIVSWIEPESLDNLLSDSGFESAEVGRAGWSVLGEGGKAPSNDSLGTGKQWLNLQSANEGWLTASQSIDLPSGRPFLYTMWAHPKNVQQGGSNITYHLADGKQKTLYIPHVFQTPSDSDSWLLLSYQGEAPADTLKVDFSPVVNPSKEGGSMLVDNVRVTLYEGSDYATEAHEASSAPQVDGKLNDWPQGNPIPLLAVNQLKVDADDYQWTPENLSGVAYFQWDNEALYFAADIVDDQSVVPNTGNETINSDSLTLAFQPSRLGVKSNDRAFAYYLSAASPGGGSGKFTLYRPEQFSGGLMSGHLAKDSSAYEVAIKREGNRTTYEAKFPWTELGGLTPQLGARMGLSISLADNDGDGRTARILWGRGLDPVWEPSQFGVLTLVGPIAQ; encoded by the coding sequence ATGATAAGACTGCATTACCGCCGCATGCGGCAAGTTTTTCAAACCATTGCACTTCAACTTGGACTCGTTCTTTTTGCTTTGCCGGCAAGCGCCCAGGAGACTGTCACCGAAGAGTCGGATTGGGCCACGATTGAGTATCCGTCAAGCGTACACGTGGGGGAACCCTTTGATGTCCGTTTAACCATTCTCAAGCCCGTGCCAGTGGGCACAAAGCTGGCGGCGGATTTGTATTGGATGAAGGCTGATGGCGGCTTTGGCGGCATGCTTTCCTACGGGAGCCGCAAAGACGCCGTCGTGGGCGAAGCACAAACCGTTCGCCTGAACGTTAGCCCAAAACCCGATATGGCTGCGGTGCAAGTAACGGCATTCCTGAGCCCGGATGGCGATTGGGAATCACGACAGGAAGTGTTGCGCGGGCCGGTCGTGCCGGTTGTCAGCGGAGGTTCGGGGAAGAACGATTCCCTGCGCCCGGAGGGAGTTGATTTCAAGAAAAGCTGGCTATCCATTCAATCGCCGGCGGGCTCGTATACCGAAGGCGACGATTTCACGGTTACGGTTGATTACTATTTGGACCCTTCGGAAAGCTGGGGCGGTGGCACGGAGCTCTATCTAAGCGCGCTGGGCCCATGGATCGATAATCCGGACGGCCAATACACCACGAGCCGGACGCATATCGACATCCCCGGTTTAACTGGCTCGAAAAGCGTACGTATTGAGCCTGGCCTGGGCAGTAAACAGTTTCACTACACCGTGCCCAAGCTACATGCTTTTAACGACCTGCTCTTTATCGGTGGCTTTAAGATGGATGGCGGCAAGCAGAACTGGCCATGGTACCTACGCGCCTCCGGGCCGACGCTCATGAAGACTCATGACTTCTACGACCTGACCACCAGCAAGGCAGGGAATCTTTTCACCTACGATGAGCCGGTCATCATTGAAGTCCAATCTCGAAAGGGCACCACGACAGAGAAAGACCGCCGCTTAAGCTATACCATCACCAATGTGGATGGGCGCACCCAGTCTGGCGTCGTAGAGTTCCGTCCGGCGCCGATCGGGCAATCGACTTCAATCACTTTGCCGATTGAAGAACGCGGCACGTTTGTCTTGAAGACCATGATCGAAGATTGGGGTGAGCGTGAGATGGTTTTTGCGCGCATTCCAGATTTGGTAAAAGAAATTGCGGATACCCAGACAAAGTTCGGCGTAACCAATGTGCGGACCGATGCGGAAAACGAAATCGCGCGTCGCTTGGGCTTTAGCTGGGTGCGGCATTTCTTTTCCTGGAGCGAGGTGCGCCCGGGTCGCGATCGCTGGAACACTGATGGTTGGGATGCAATCCTCCGAACGAATGTCGAGCATGACATCACGCCATGGCTTTGCCTGGTGTATCCGCCTGCCTGGGTGCAGACTGGCGACGCGCGTAACGTGCCCTATGTCCCCTATGGCTTCGACCATGAAGGTTTGACTACAACCGTGCAAACGCTCAGCCAACGCTGGGGCGGACAAATTTGGGGCTGGGAATGGCAGAACGAAATTGTTCCGGGTGACTTGGTCGAAGACCCTGTCGGCAACTATATTGACTTCGTTCGGACGGGCTCCAATGCCGTGCACGCCGTGGATCCTAAATTGAAGATACAGCTCGCGGGTGGGCTCTGGCCGCGCAATTTTCGCAATGACCTACTCAACCAAGGCGTGGCGGAATACATTGATGTGTTGCCCGTGCACTATGGGAATTACGATGCCGTTCGCGATGCGCAGAGCGATCTATCCGCAGTCGGTGAAAAGGACCGCGTCGCAGTCTGGGATAATGAAACCAGCTTCGGCTACTCCGTTTGGCAAATGCCATTAACTGAGATGATTCAACACGACGGCCAGTCGCAGTGGATCATGGACCGCTGGACTGCCGAACTGAGCGCCGGGGCCGAACAAATTACTTTGTTTGGCGGACATGCGGATCCCGCAGGCAATTGGAGCTATCTGTTGGACTCGGCAACGGTGCGCCCCTATGCCACGACTGCAGCTGTCTTTATTTCCAAGATGGCTCAGTCGAAACCACTGGGTCAGTTCTTTTTCGGTCAAGGCGCGGTTGCCCACCTGTTTGATCAGGATGGAGAGGCGGTTCTGGTGCTGTCTGCGCCCGGAATTCCGGGGCAATACCAATTACCGGTCGGCGCGCCGGTCGTCACAGTGACCGACGATCAAGGCAGGGATCGGAAAATAAACACAACGAAAGGCGTCTTGTCCCTGGCGCTGGGTGACATGCCGGTATTCGTCGAAGGCGGAAATTTAAATACTCTTAAAGCAAACATCGTGCTGGAAGTGGGCAGCGGTGATCGTCCCCAGCCTTTGCCTCAGCTAACGGCTGTAACGCAAAGCGATTTATTAGTCCCCTTGCGGATCTACAATCCCTATGACCGATCAATCACGATTGAGCTCGTCCTTCAAGCACACGATGCACCAAAGGAGACTGTGGCAAAGAAGCTAAACCTGACAGCGGGCGAGCAACAAATATTGGAACTGAAAGTGGCGGCTTCCAATAAGCGTCCAAAGAGCGGCTCGGAAGCGTGGAAAGCAATGATCCGTTTTCCAGGCGCCCAGCTACCGACAGTTGAGAAGCCCTTTATCGTATCGTGGATTGAACCGGAATCGCTCGACAACCTGCTATCGGATTCAGGCTTCGAATCTGCTGAAGTCGGCCGCGCGGGGTGGTCGGTATTGGGCGAAGGCGGCAAGGCGCCATCCAACGATTCATTGGGGACTGGTAAGCAGTGGTTAAATTTACAATCAGCTAACGAAGGCTGGCTTACGGCAAGCCAAAGCATCGATCTGCCGTCGGGGCGTCCATTCCTCTATACGATGTGGGCGCACCCGAAAAATGTTCAACAAGGCGGGTCGAATATCACCTACCACCTGGCAGACGGAAAACAGAAGACGCTATACATACCGCATGTTTTCCAGACGCCATCCGACTCAGATTCCTGGCTGTTGCTAAGCTATCAGGGCGAGGCGCCTGCGGATACGCTCAAGGTTGATTTTAGCCCTGTCGTGAATCCGAGCAAAGAAGGAGGCTCCATGCTCGTTGATAATGTTCGGGTAACGCTGTATGAAGGCTCGGACTACGCAACCGAAGCTCATGAAGCCAGCAGCGCGCCACAGGTGGATGGAAAATTGAATGACTGGCCGCAGGGTAACCCTATCCCTTTGCTCGCAGTGAACCAACTCAAGGTCGATGCGGACGATTATCAATGGACCCCGGAAAACTTGAGCGGGGTGGCGTATTTCCAGTGGGATAATGAGGCGCTGTATTTTGCGGCTGATATTGTGGATGATCAGTCTGTGGTTCCGAACACTGGCAATGAAACCATCAATAGCGATTCCCTGACTTTAGCGTTTCAGCCTTCTCGTCTGGGCGTCAAAAGCAACGACCGCGCCTTTGCTTATTATTTGAGCGCGGCATCGCCCGGCGGCGGCAGCGGTAAGTTCACTCTTTATCGGCCAGAGCAATTTTCCGGTGGGCTTATGAGCGGTCATCTGGCAAAAGATTCTTCGGCCTACGAAGTCGCCATCAAGCGGGAAGGAAATCGCACCACATACGAGGCTAAATTCCCGTGGACCGAATTAGGCGGACTGACGCCACAGCTTGGCGCGCGCATGGGATTAAGCATATCCTTAGCCGATAATGACGGCGACGGCCGCACTGCGCGAATACTCTGGGGCCGAGGCCTTGATCCCGTCTGGGAGCCTTCTCAGTTCGGGGTTCTAACGCTGGTTGGGCCAATCGCGCAATAA
- a CDS encoding SGNH/GDSL hydrolase family protein, giving the protein MAILQCRFHGSGHMPEYFMTKQSQHPISILFIGDSITDCDRRTQHQPLGNGYVKLIDDMFKVHHPECQVKIINRGLGGNTMDDLRSRWTDHVLCEEPDWIVLKVGINDCNRHVTDSAANPLQSPEQYAEILDHLMGYTRQALPDAKVLIVSPFYISQDMDLPGSYRARIRKTLDAYIEANEVAAKKFHTEYLNLNAAFLTLSKYYKPCYLAEDAVHPNSTGTLFIATKLYKILESALGLVELEHHSVELKTVDL; this is encoded by the coding sequence ATGGCCATACTTCAATGTCGCTTTCACGGCAGTGGACATATGCCCGAATACTTTATGACCAAGCAAAGCCAGCACCCAATAAGCATTCTATTCATTGGCGACAGCATCACTGATTGCGATCGGCGGACGCAGCACCAGCCATTGGGCAATGGATATGTGAAATTAATCGATGACATGTTCAAAGTCCATCACCCGGAATGCCAGGTTAAGATCATCAATCGTGGCTTGGGCGGCAACACCATGGACGACTTGCGATCACGCTGGACTGACCATGTGTTGTGCGAAGAGCCGGATTGGATTGTGTTGAAGGTTGGCATCAATGACTGCAACCGCCATGTGACGGACTCAGCGGCTAATCCACTGCAAAGCCCGGAGCAATACGCCGAAATCCTGGATCATTTGATGGGGTATACGCGCCAGGCGCTACCCGATGCCAAGGTGCTGATCGTTTCTCCATTCTACATCAGTCAGGACATGGATTTACCGGGATCATACCGGGCGAGAATTCGAAAAACGTTAGACGCGTACATTGAAGCCAATGAAGTTGCGGCGAAAAAATTTCACACAGAGTACTTAAATTTGAATGCGGCCTTCCTCACGCTTTCGAAATACTATAAGCCTTGTTACTTGGCGGAAGACGCGGTCCATCCGAATTCGACTGGGACTCTTTTTATTGCGACAAAATTATATAAAATACTGGAATCCGCTTTAGGTTTGGTTGAGCTAGAGCATCATTCCGTTGAGCTAAAAACCGTCGATCTTTGA